CTATTAGTTTGTCATCAACAGTTTTACAAAGCTCAGTGCTGAGTAAAATTAATTTTACTTTTACCTCAGCATTTATGGCTCACTCAGCACCCAACACTGTTTTGGTCAGTGCCTTTTAACTATTCAAAAAGTGGGATTTTGCTTAATGAATACAATACTGATAACTTGGTTAAAAATACTTCATGTGCCAGTTGAAAAGGCGGAATGAGGGTTATATGCATAACAGTAAATATAATGTTACAATTCCCAAAGTATAAATTGAGGCATTAGTTCGGAGATAAACAGACCAACTATTGTCATAATTACTAGAAAATAAAGTCTATATTTATCAACAGCCTAACCTGTTTATACAAAGTCATATTTTGATTTTTAAGTATTCTATGCCGGACAAAAATTATCTTTTGAAAACCACAAAGAAAATTTCTAACCAATGTTTAACACATTTTTTTTAATCAAACAATTTAACCAGTCAAAATACAGCATTTGTAAATAAATGAGGTAACAAAATGCAGGGATACAAATCAGATATAAATAGTTTCTATCTCTGCCTACTGCTTCCAAATCGGTAGCTTTGTACTTCATGCAAAAAAATTCTGTAAATAATAACAATAGCATACCCACNTGGCTATTCATAAGTAATCCGATCGTCTCATGCTATCTTCACAACAATCACAAATAGTTCATGCATATTCTGATTTATTCCTACAACTATCATCCAGAGCCAATTGGAATTGCTCCGTTAATGACTGAATTGGCAGAAGGACTAGTCAAGCGAGGTCATCAAGTGCGAGTGATTACGGGAATGCCCAACTATCCTCAGCGCGAAATTTATGATGGGTATCAGAATAAATGGTATCTGACTGAACAAAAAAATGGCGTGACTATTGAGCGAAGTTACGTCCGAATTAAGTCTAAACCTAACCTCGTTGATCGGCTGTTACTAGAGTTGAGCTTTGTTTTCACGAGCTTACCCCAAGCCTTTAAAGGTGGGCGGCCAGATGTGATTATCTTAACAGTCCCGCCGCTACTAGGTACGTTGCCAGCAACAACATTGGGCTGGTTATACAACTGCCCAGTAGTTCTAAATGTGCAAGATATTTTACCAGAAGCGGCTGTGCGTATCGGGCTATTAAAAAACAAGTGGATGATCCGAACTCTTGCAGCTTTAGAGAAATTTGCATATCGGACTGCACATACTATTAGTGTGATCACTGATGGGTTTCGTGAGAATTTAGTAAATAAGGGAGTACCTGTTAATAAAATCGTTTGTATTCCCAATTGGGTAAATGTCAATTTCATTCGCCCGTTACCGAAACAGAGCAACTCCTGGATATCTAGCCATCAGCTAGATGGGAAATTTGTAGTACTTTATTCGGGCAACATTGCTTTAACGCAAGGTTTAGAGACAGTAATCGAAGCAGCCGTTTGTTTACGTCATATCAAAGATATTGTCTTTGTTATTGTTGGCGAATCAAGAGCATTGCAAAGGTTGCAGGAATATTGTCTATCAAATGGAGCAGATAATGTTTTGCTACTACCGTTGCAGCCGCGAGAAAAACTACCTGAAATGCTAGCAGCTTCTGATGTCGGGCTAATTGTGCAAAAGCACAATGTGATTTCGTTCAATATGCCTTCAAAAATACCACTGTTGTTGGCGAGTGGTCGCCCAATTGTGGGTTCAGTTCCCGCCACTGGTACTGCTGCTAAAGCGATCGAACTCAGTGGTGGTGGGATAGTTGTTGAACCAGAATCGCCCCAGGCAATGGCCGCTGCGGTGCATGATTTATATGCTAATCCGGCTCTAGGAAGGAAGCTAGGTAACACAGGAAGACAATTTGCCGAAGAAAACTATTCTTTAGAGCAAGCGCTCGATCGGTATGAGTGGCTTTTTTCTCATATTGTTACCAATCGAAAATCAACTGTGGGGATTTTACCGAAATTCGATTCTAAGAAATCAGTTGTGGATGGTTGAAGGGGATTGAGGATTTCTCACTCGTCAGCTACACAGACAAAGCTCCGATTGAGATAAATTAACTCACCCATTCGGGTGATTTAAAGATCAACCGATCGGGTGAACTAACTGTAGGAAGTTGAGACTGCTCAAAAATAGGAATCTAGAGAACACTGGCTGATTGCACGTCGTTCTTGGTGAGGATAACTTGATGAAACTCGCAACTTTGATTAAGACCGCTGAATTAATCAGCGTAGGCTTACTCCTGCAAAGAAGCAAAGCTACGCATAGCGTGTCGCAGACAAGCGTCTCGTAAACAAGGCATCGCTCCAGACTTTTTTCTTCCTTAAGATCAGTATTCACTAGTACTCAAAGGCGATAAACTCATCTGTAACTTATACCAATCTCATCTGCTATGTGGTTATAATGCAAGCAAGCGCTTGCAGACACTCATAGAAAACTTAGCGTCAAGTACGGCACAAACTTATGCACCCTTGATCTAGTCAGCAACTAAGGTATTTGCAACGGCAAATTTAACCATAGTGACAACGCGAGAAATTACTCGTGTTGCTTGTGGTCAATGAGGTAACTTTATTTGGTCATTTCCAAAACTGAAAAGCAACTACTAACTTGCTCTAATTACTGAAGCGATGCCTTCTCTACGAGACGCTACGCGAACGGCGGGCTACGCCTACGCTTTACAGGCAGAAGCTTTAGCTACCACAACATGAACCGTGCTTTCTCTCTGAGCTAAGGCACTGGGTTTATACTTACTAACAAAAAACTATAAATTACACTTTAAGAAATTGAACGGAGTTAAGTAATGTACAAATCAACCATAATGTGCTGAACAAAATTGCTTCATTTTAGGTGCTAGACATCGTGAGCGATCGCCCAAATACCCAAACATCTTTTTCACCAACATAGATAAAAAAAGGCTAAAAAACTATTCAACTTAATGCTTTTTTAGCGAAGAGTAGATTGCCCA
This portion of the Nostoc sp. GT001 genome encodes:
- a CDS encoding glycosyltransferase family 4 protein, encoding MHILIYSYNYHPEPIGIAPLMTELAEGLVKRGHQVRVITGMPNYPQREIYDGYQNKWYLTEQKNGVTIERSYVRIKSKPNLVDRLLLELSFVFTSLPQAFKGGRPDVIILTVPPLLGTLPATTLGWLYNCPVVLNVQDILPEAAVRIGLLKNKWMIRTLAALEKFAYRTAHTISVITDGFRENLVNKGVPVNKIVCIPNWVNVNFIRPLPKQSNSWISSHQLDGKFVVLYSGNIALTQGLETVIEAAVCLRHIKDIVFVIVGESRALQRLQEYCLSNGADNVLLLPLQPREKLPEMLAASDVGLIVQKHNVISFNMPSKIPLLLASGRPIVGSVPATGTAAKAIELSGGGIVVEPESPQAMAAAVHDLYANPALGRKLGNTGRQFAEENYSLEQALDRYEWLFSHIVTNRKSTVGILPKFDSKKSVVDG